A section of the Chitinispirillales bacterium genome encodes:
- a CDS encoding adenine-specific methyltransferase EcoRI family protein, producing MDVSAKKAQIDSARKNKDDEFYTYFEDISAEVPLYKEQLRGKRILCPCDWDESYNEEIVFKEENHIIKTTLFNENGTVKNINIEQTKKKIEKDLNYIKCNFVKFLVSHAEIYGIKSISVSGYNPTTNKGIRFQDVDYSHYDLVITNPPFSQFREFIDVMFKNQMEFLIIGPLSAISYINIFPFIKNNQLWHGYHNVKNFLKPNGTTMQMGNVLWYTNLDVSYRHDKMILTEEYYPNKYQKFDNYDAINIERTKEIPHNYNDLMGVPITFLQKYNPEQFEIVDGIGRYSMLTGVTTATKGYYLTTVNGKRKFAKIIIKRK from the coding sequence ATGGATGTATCAGCAAAAAAAGCACAAATTGACAGTGCAAGAAAAAATAAAGACGATGAATTTTATACTTACTTTGAAGATATAAGCGCTGAAGTTCCTTTGTATAAAGAACAACTACGAGGTAAGAGAATTTTGTGTCCTTGTGACTGGGATGAAAGTTACAACGAAGAGATAGTTTTTAAAGAAGAAAATCATATTATAAAAACTACACTTTTTAATGAAAATGGAACGGTAAAAAACATTAATATTGAACAAACTAAAAAGAAAATCGAAAAAGATTTGAACTATATTAAATGTAATTTCGTGAAATTTTTGGTATCCCACGCTGAAATTTACGGTATAAAGTCAATTTCAGTAAGCGGATATAATCCAACAACTAACAAAGGTATTCGTTTTCAGGACGTTGATTACAGTCATTATGATTTAGTTATAACCAATCCTCCATTTAGTCAATTTCGTGAATTTATTGATGTAATGTTTAAAAACCAAATGGAATTTTTAATAATAGGACCTTTATCAGCAATTTCGTATATCAATATTTTTCCATTTATAAAAAATAATCAACTATGGCATGGTTATCATAATGTAAAAAATTTTTTAAAACCCAACGGAACAACAATGCAAATGGGTAATGTTTTGTGGTACACAAATTTAGATGTATCGTATAGACATGATAAAATGATTTTGACAGAAGAATATTACCCAAATAAATATCAAAAATTCGATAACTATGATGCAATAAATATAGAAAGAACAAAAGAAATTCCCCACAATTACAATGATTTAATGGGTGTTCCCATAACATTTTTACAAAAATACAATCCTGAACAATTTGAAATTGTAGATGGCATTGGCAGGTATAGTATGCTTACAGGTGTAACAACAGCAACAAAAGGTTATTATTTAACAACAGTTAATGGCAAACGAAAATTTGCTAAAATTATTATCAAAAGGAAATAG